A region of Pseudarthrobacter sp. NIBRBAC000502770 DNA encodes the following proteins:
- the rpoZ gene encoding DNA-directed RNA polymerase subunit omega: MSTNLEGIINPPIDDLLKVADSKYGLVIFGAKRARQINAYYAQLHEGLFEYVGPLVDTKLNEKSLSIALREINEGKLVSTPIEAAE, translated from the coding sequence GTGTCTACGAACCTTGAAGGCATCATCAACCCGCCGATCGACGATCTGCTGAAGGTAGCGGATTCCAAGTACGGCCTGGTGATCTTCGGTGCCAAGCGTGCTCGTCAGATCAACGCCTACTACGCCCAGCTGCACGAGGGCCTCTTCGAGTACGTCGGGCCCCTGGTTGACACCAAGCTGAACGAGAAGTCGCTTTCGATCGCCCTGCGCGAGATCAACGAAGGCAAGCTGGTCTCCACGCCGATCGAAGCCGCTGAGTAA
- the gmk gene encoding guanylate kinase: MSKKPGLTVLAGPTAVGKGTVSTYIRDNYPEVWLSVSATTRAPRPGEVDGVHYFFKTKEEFEQLIADGELLEWAVVHGQNTYGTLKSTVNGAIAEGRSVLLEIDLQGARQVKAAVPDAQFVFLAPPTWDEMVRRLVGRGTETPEEQQRRLETAKLELAAEPEFDHTVINDDVRRAADELVSLMGLTPHPHLPEPSAR, translated from the coding sequence GTGAGCAAGAAACCGGGACTGACAGTCCTCGCAGGTCCGACGGCTGTTGGCAAAGGCACCGTGTCCACCTACATCCGGGACAACTACCCCGAGGTCTGGCTTTCCGTTTCAGCCACCACCCGGGCGCCCCGGCCCGGCGAAGTGGACGGCGTCCACTACTTCTTCAAAACCAAGGAGGAGTTCGAGCAGCTCATCGCCGATGGTGAACTCCTGGAGTGGGCAGTGGTCCACGGACAGAACACCTACGGCACCCTGAAGAGCACCGTGAACGGGGCCATCGCGGAAGGCCGTTCGGTGCTGCTGGAGATTGACCTCCAGGGCGCCCGCCAGGTCAAGGCGGCAGTCCCGGACGCGCAGTTCGTCTTCCTGGCCCCGCCCACGTGGGACGAGATGGTCCGCCGGCTGGTGGGCCGGGGGACCGAAACCCCGGAGGAACAGCAGCGCCGGCTGGAAACCGCTAAACTGGAACTTGCTGCTGAACCGGAGTTCGACCACACCGTCATCAACGATGACGTCCGCCGGGCAGCGGACGAGCTTGTTTCACTCATGGGGCTGACACCGCATCCACACCTGCCGGAACCGTCAGCCCGCTAG
- the mihF gene encoding integration host factor, actinobacterial type gives MVLRPLSASERAEALGKAAAARATRAAAKESLRNGDRSAADIISSALEDDALARMRVSELLEALPGIGKVRAAAIMQQLGIAASRRVRGLGVHQRRALVDFIDEH, from the coding sequence ATGGTCCTGCGACCTTTATCCGCTTCTGAACGGGCCGAGGCCCTGGGCAAGGCGGCCGCGGCCAGGGCTACCCGGGCTGCTGCCAAGGAGAGCCTCCGGAACGGTGACAGGTCGGCCGCGGATATCATCAGTTCCGCACTGGAGGATGATGCGCTGGCCCGCATGCGGGTTTCGGAGCTGCTCGAGGCCCTGCCCGGCATCGGAAAGGTCCGGGCCGCCGCCATCATGCAGCAGCTGGGCATTGCGGCGTCCCGCAGGGTCCGTGGGCTGGGCGTCCACCAGCGCCGGGCGCTGGTAGATTTTATAGACGAGCACTGA
- the pyrF gene encoding orotidine-5'-phosphate decarboxylase — translation MPEQVSGTTPGPGAGRESFGSRLGAAMAARGPLCVGIDPHPSLLKAWGLDDDAAGLRRFSLTALEAVASLAAAVKPQVALYERHGSAGLAVLEEVLAEARNQSVLTVADAKRGDIGSTMAAYADAWLRDGSPLAADSVTLSPYLGFESLRPALDLAAETGRGVFVLALTSNPEGASVQHVGGKDSVARRITEAAAAENSRYAGSLGSVGLVVGATVGSALADLELDLAAVRGPILAPGLGAQGATPAGLRTTFGDAYPLVLGTSSRDILAAGPEIRGLREAALRTLAGLRGE, via the coding sequence ATGCCTGAGCAGGTATCCGGCACCACCCCGGGGCCAGGCGCCGGCCGGGAGTCCTTCGGCTCCCGGCTCGGGGCGGCCATGGCCGCCCGCGGCCCGCTCTGCGTCGGCATCGACCCACACCCCTCCCTGCTGAAGGCATGGGGGCTGGACGACGACGCCGCCGGACTGCGCCGGTTTTCGCTGACGGCTTTGGAGGCAGTGGCTTCCCTCGCTGCCGCGGTGAAGCCGCAGGTGGCACTTTACGAGCGCCACGGATCGGCCGGCCTGGCCGTCCTGGAAGAGGTCCTGGCTGAAGCCCGCAACCAGTCGGTACTCACTGTCGCCGACGCCAAGCGCGGCGACATCGGCTCCACCATGGCCGCCTACGCCGACGCCTGGCTCCGGGACGGCTCACCACTCGCCGCCGATTCCGTCACGCTCAGCCCCTACCTCGGCTTCGAGTCACTGCGCCCCGCGCTGGACCTCGCGGCGGAGACCGGGCGCGGCGTATTCGTGCTGGCACTGACTTCCAACCCCGAAGGCGCCTCGGTCCAGCACGTCGGCGGAAAGGATTCCGTGGCCCGCCGGATCACGGAGGCCGCGGCCGCGGAGAACTCACGGTACGCCGGAAGCCTCGGCTCCGTCGGCCTGGTGGTCGGCGCCACCGTGGGGAGCGCCCTGGCAGACCTGGAACTGGACCTCGCCGCCGTCCGTGGACCCATCCTGGCACCCGGGCTCGGTGCCCAGGGGGCTACCCCGGCCGGGCTGAGGACCACGTTCGGCGACGCCTACCCGCTCGTCCTGGGAACATCGAGCCGCGACATCCTCGCGGCGGGACCGGAAATCCGCGGACTGCGTGAGGCCGCCCTGCGGACGCTGGCGGGACTGCGGGGCGAATAG
- the carB gene encoding carbamoyl-phosphate synthase large subunit, which produces MPKRTDLKSVLVIGSGPIVIGQAAEFDYSGTQALRVLKEEGLRVILVNSNPATIMTDPEFADATYVEPITPEVVEKIIAKERPDAVLPTLGGQTALNTAIALDKNGVLEKYNVELIGANIAAIELGEDREKFKGVVERCGAESARSHIIHTMDEALNAAGDLGYPMVVRPSFTMGGLGSGLAYNEDDLRRIVGQGLQYSPTSEVLLEESILGWKEYELEMMRDKNDNVVVVCSIENFDPVGVHTGDSITVAPALTLTDREYQKLRDVAIAVIREVGVDTGGCNIQFAIDPATGRVVVIEMNPRVSRSSALASKATGFAIAKIATKLSLGYTLDEIPNDITQKTPASFEPTLDYVVVKVPRFAFEKFPAADDTLTTTMKSVGEAMAMGRNFTEALQKALRSLEQKGSQLDFSSVPEYEVAELIEKAKRPTTERLHQVQRALLGGATVEQLFEATKIDPWFLDQLQLLNEISHEIRQAGALTKEMLQRAKRHGFSDEQIGALTHNSEAVVRGVRQALGIRPVYKTVDTCAAEFAAYTPYHYSAYDEEDEVALHSKPSILILGSGPNRIGQGIEFDYSCVHASMALRKAGYETVMVNCNPETVSTDYDVSTRLYFEPLTLEDVLEVIAAEERTGGVMGVFVQLGGQTPLKLAQQLADAGVPILGTSPEAIDLAEHRGAFTRVLDKAGLVSPKNGTAVSFEDAKKIADEIGYPVLVRPSYVLGGRGMEIVYDEPNLSRYIANATEITPDHPVLIDRFLEDAVEIDVDALYDGTDMYLGGIMEHIEEAGIHSGDSACVLPPITLGGNVIERVRVATRAIAEGVGVRGLINIQFALASDVLYVLEANPRASRTVPFVSKATGVQMAKAAALIGTGVTINQLRSAYKMLPESGDGSTLPLDAPVAVKEAVLPFSRFRTLEGKVVDSLLGPEMRSTGEVMGIDKHFDTAFAKSQAGANNALPTEGKVFVSVANRDKRSVIMAVKRLSDLGFEIVSTGGTADVLRRNGIQATPVRKVAEGSSAEGEGTIADLIVAGEIDMVFNTPSGGEARSDGYEIRAAATSIGIPCITTVAEFNAAVQAIEAMRTYQWSVTSLQEHAAALAESQKAALQHA; this is translated from the coding sequence ATGCCGAAACGTACAGATCTCAAAAGCGTCCTCGTCATTGGTTCCGGCCCGATCGTCATCGGCCAGGCCGCCGAATTCGACTACTCCGGCACGCAGGCCCTGCGGGTCCTCAAGGAGGAGGGCCTGCGCGTCATCCTCGTGAACTCCAACCCGGCCACCATCATGACCGACCCCGAGTTCGCCGACGCCACCTACGTTGAACCCATCACTCCCGAGGTGGTGGAGAAGATCATCGCCAAGGAGCGCCCCGACGCCGTGCTTCCCACCCTGGGTGGCCAGACCGCGCTGAACACCGCCATCGCCCTGGACAAGAACGGTGTGCTGGAGAAGTACAACGTGGAGCTGATCGGCGCGAACATCGCCGCCATCGAACTCGGCGAGGACCGCGAGAAGTTCAAGGGCGTCGTGGAGCGCTGCGGCGCCGAATCGGCCCGCAGCCACATCATCCACACCATGGATGAGGCCCTCAACGCTGCCGGTGACCTCGGCTACCCGATGGTCGTCCGCCCCTCCTTCACGATGGGAGGCCTGGGCTCCGGCCTGGCCTACAACGAGGATGACCTGCGCCGCATCGTCGGCCAGGGCCTGCAGTACAGCCCCACCAGCGAGGTGCTGCTCGAAGAGAGCATCCTGGGCTGGAAGGAATACGAGCTCGAGATGATGCGGGACAAGAACGACAACGTGGTTGTCGTCTGCTCCATCGAAAACTTCGACCCCGTAGGCGTTCACACCGGCGACTCCATCACCGTGGCGCCGGCCCTGACCCTCACCGACCGGGAGTACCAGAAACTCCGCGACGTAGCCATCGCCGTGATCCGTGAAGTGGGCGTTGACACCGGCGGCTGCAACATCCAGTTCGCCATCGACCCCGCCACCGGCCGCGTGGTGGTCATCGAAATGAACCCCCGTGTCTCCCGCTCCTCGGCGCTGGCATCCAAGGCAACCGGCTTCGCCATCGCCAAGATCGCCACCAAGCTCTCGCTCGGCTACACCCTGGATGAGATCCCCAACGACATCACCCAGAAGACCCCGGCGTCCTTCGAACCCACCCTGGACTACGTGGTGGTCAAGGTCCCGCGGTTCGCCTTCGAGAAGTTCCCGGCCGCGGACGACACCTTGACCACCACCATGAAGTCCGTGGGCGAAGCCATGGCCATGGGCCGCAACTTCACCGAAGCCCTGCAGAAGGCGCTCCGCTCCCTCGAACAGAAGGGTTCGCAGCTGGACTTCAGCAGCGTCCCGGAATACGAAGTGGCAGAGCTTATCGAGAAGGCCAAGCGTCCCACCACCGAACGCCTGCACCAGGTCCAGCGCGCCCTCCTGGGCGGCGCCACCGTGGAGCAGCTCTTCGAGGCGACCAAGATCGACCCCTGGTTCCTGGACCAGCTCCAGCTGCTCAACGAGATCTCCCACGAAATCCGGCAGGCCGGAGCCCTCACCAAGGAGATGCTGCAGCGTGCCAAGCGCCACGGCTTCTCCGACGAGCAGATCGGCGCCCTGACCCACAACTCCGAGGCCGTCGTCCGCGGTGTCCGGCAGGCCCTGGGCATCCGCCCCGTCTACAAGACCGTTGACACCTGCGCCGCCGAGTTCGCCGCGTACACCCCGTACCACTACTCGGCCTACGACGAGGAGGACGAGGTTGCGCTGCACTCCAAGCCGTCCATCCTGATCCTCGGTTCCGGCCCCAACCGCATCGGCCAGGGCATCGAATTCGACTACTCCTGCGTCCACGCCTCCATGGCGCTGCGCAAGGCCGGCTACGAGACCGTCATGGTCAACTGCAACCCGGAAACCGTCTCCACCGACTACGACGTCTCCACCCGCCTGTACTTCGAGCCGCTCACGCTCGAGGACGTGCTGGAGGTCATCGCGGCAGAGGAACGTACCGGCGGCGTCATGGGCGTCTTCGTCCAGCTCGGCGGCCAGACCCCGCTGAAGTTGGCGCAGCAGCTGGCTGACGCCGGCGTGCCGATCCTGGGCACCTCCCCGGAGGCCATCGACCTCGCGGAGCACCGCGGCGCCTTCACCCGCGTGCTGGACAAGGCCGGCCTGGTGTCGCCCAAGAACGGCACCGCCGTCTCCTTCGAGGACGCCAAGAAGATCGCGGACGAGATCGGCTACCCCGTCCTGGTCCGCCCGTCCTACGTGCTGGGCGGCCGCGGCATGGAAATCGTCTACGACGAGCCCAACCTCTCCCGCTACATCGCCAACGCCACCGAGATCACCCCGGACCACCCCGTGCTGATCGACCGGTTCCTTGAGGACGCCGTCGAAATCGACGTCGACGCCCTCTACGACGGCACCGACATGTACCTGGGCGGCATCATGGAACACATCGAGGAAGCCGGCATCCACTCCGGCGACTCCGCCTGTGTCCTGCCTCCGATCACCCTGGGCGGCAACGTCATCGAGCGTGTCCGCGTAGCCACCCGCGCCATCGCCGAAGGCGTGGGCGTCCGGGGCCTGATCAACATCCAGTTCGCGCTGGCCTCGGACGTGCTGTACGTCCTGGAAGCCAACCCCCGCGCCTCGCGGACCGTGCCGTTCGTGTCCAAGGCCACGGGCGTCCAGATGGCCAAGGCCGCGGCCCTGATCGGCACCGGCGTGACCATCAACCAGCTCCGCAGCGCCTACAAGATGCTGCCGGAGTCCGGCGACGGTTCAACCCTGCCCCTTGACGCCCCCGTGGCCGTCAAGGAAGCGGTGCTCCCGTTCAGCCGGTTCCGCACCCTCGAAGGCAAGGTGGTGGACTCCCTGCTCGGACCCGAGATGCGCTCCACCGGCGAAGTCATGGGCATCGACAAGCACTTCGACACCGCCTTCGCCAAGAGCCAGGCCGGTGCCAACAACGCCCTGCCCACCGAGGGCAAGGTCTTTGTCTCCGTGGCCAACCGGGACAAGCGCTCGGTGATCATGGCGGTCAAGCGCCTCTCGGACCTTGGCTTCGAGATCGTCTCCACCGGCGGCACGGCGGACGTGCTGCGCCGCAACGGCATCCAGGCCACCCCGGTCCGCAAGGTGGCCGAGGGCAGCAGCGCTGAAGGCGAGGGCACCATCGCCGACCTGATCGTGGCGGGGGAAATCGATATGGTCTTCAACACGCCCTCCGGAGGGGAGGCGCGCAGCGACGGCTACGAGATCCGCGCCGCGGCAACCTCCATCGGCATCCCGTGCATCACCACCGTGGCCGAATTCAACGCCGCGGTCCAGGCTATCGAAGCCATGCGCACCTACCAGTGGTCCGTTACCAGCCTGCAGGAACACGCGGCAGCCCTCGCGGAATCGCAGAAGGCGGCCCTGCAGCATGCCTGA
- the carA gene encoding glutamine-hydrolyzing carbamoyl-phosphate synthase small subunit → MPPVESKTVKANTLTATTSAPAALVLEDGRIFRGTSYGATGTALGEAVFATGMTGYQETITDPSYARQLVVQTAPHIGNTGVNDDDAESRRIWVAGYIVRDAARRPSNWRSERSLDEELVAQGIVGIQGVDTRAITRHLREHKTMRAGIFSGEAAQGTDKELLDAVLASAPMEGSRLAEEVSVDEAYVVEPKDHGWEGEPRFSIAAIDLGIKAMTPVRFAERGVRVHVLPATATLEDVKAVNPDGFFMSNGPGDPATADAQVKLLRSVLDEKLPYFGICFGNQILGRALGFGTYKLRYGHRGINQPVMDRRTGKVEITSQNHGFAVDAPLDGATQAPEARYGRVEVSHISLNDDVVEGLACLDIPAFSVQYHPEAAAGPHDAAYLFDRFIDLMADTKTANHNKTEDKK, encoded by the coding sequence GTGCCACCAGTGGAAAGTAAGACAGTGAAAGCGAATACATTGACAGCAACCACCTCCGCTCCGGCAGCCCTGGTCCTCGAAGACGGACGCATTTTCCGCGGCACCAGTTACGGTGCCACCGGCACCGCCCTGGGCGAGGCCGTCTTTGCCACCGGCATGACCGGCTACCAGGAAACCATTACCGATCCCTCTTACGCCCGCCAGCTGGTGGTGCAGACGGCGCCGCACATCGGCAACACCGGCGTGAATGATGACGACGCCGAGTCCCGGCGCATCTGGGTGGCCGGCTACATTGTCCGCGACGCCGCCCGCCGTCCCTCCAACTGGCGTTCCGAGCGGTCGCTGGATGAGGAGCTGGTGGCCCAGGGCATCGTCGGCATCCAGGGTGTGGACACCCGCGCCATCACCCGGCACCTGCGTGAGCATAAGACCATGCGCGCCGGCATCTTCTCCGGCGAGGCGGCGCAGGGCACCGACAAGGAACTGCTCGACGCCGTCCTGGCCAGTGCCCCCATGGAGGGTTCGCGCCTGGCCGAGGAAGTCAGCGTCGACGAAGCCTACGTGGTGGAACCCAAGGACCACGGCTGGGAGGGTGAACCCCGCTTCAGCATCGCGGCGATCGACCTCGGCATTAAGGCCATGACGCCGGTCCGGTTCGCCGAGCGCGGCGTCCGGGTCCACGTGCTCCCGGCCACCGCCACCCTCGAGGACGTCAAGGCCGTCAACCCGGACGGCTTCTTCATGTCCAACGGCCCGGGCGACCCCGCCACCGCCGACGCCCAGGTCAAGCTCCTGCGCTCTGTCCTGGACGAGAAGCTGCCCTACTTTGGCATCTGCTTCGGCAACCAGATCCTGGGCCGCGCACTGGGCTTTGGCACCTACAAGCTCCGCTACGGCCACCGAGGCATCAACCAGCCCGTGATGGACCGCCGCACCGGCAAGGTGGAAATCACCTCCCAGAACCACGGTTTCGCCGTGGACGCCCCGCTCGACGGCGCCACCCAGGCTCCGGAGGCACGCTACGGCCGGGTGGAAGTCAGCCACATCAGCCTGAACGACGACGTCGTGGAAGGCCTCGCCTGCCTGGACATCCCGGCCTTCTCCGTCCAGTACCACCCCGAGGCTGCGGCCGGCCCGCACGACGCCGCCTACCTGTTCGACCGGTTCATCGACCTGATGGCGGACACCAAGACCGCCAACCACAACAAGACTGAGGACAAGAAGTAA